A genomic region of Glycine max cultivar Williams 82 chromosome 15, Glycine_max_v4.0, whole genome shotgun sequence contains the following coding sequences:
- the LOC100816684 gene encoding histidinol dehydrogenase, chloroplastic, which produces MESALTASNWNRSLIRIRHTRPRFVATRPTAIRCSINSYRLSNLTPSELQSLKSRPRIDFSSIFSVVNPIVDDVHKRGDAAVKEYTSKFDKVELDKVVEVVSELPDPVLDPPIKEAFDVAYDNIYAFHAAQKSPEKSVENMKGVQCKRVARSINSVGLYVPGGTAVLPSTALMLAVPAQIAGCKTIVLANPPTRDGTTCKEVLYCAKKAGVTHILKAGGAQAISAMAWGTETCPKVEKIFGPGNQYVTAAKMILQNSEAMISIDMPAGPSEVLVIADKHAIPSHVAADLLSQAEHGPDSQVVLVIVGDGVDLNAIQEELSKQCESLPRGEFASKALSHSFFVYARDMLEAINFSNLYAPEHLIINVKDAEKWESFIENAGSVFLGPWTPESVGDYASGTNHVLPTYGYARMYGGVSLDSFLKYITVQSLSEEGLRRLGPYVATMAEVEGLEAHKRAVTLRLQDIEARQVSR; this is translated from the exons ATGGAATCTGCGCTTACAGCTTCTAACTGGAACCGTTCTTTGATTCGGATTCGCCACACTAGGCCACGCTTCGTTGCCACTCGCCCCACAGCAATACGGTGCTCCATCAACTCGTATCGCTTGTCCAACCTCACTCCCTCTGAGCTTCAGAGCCTCAAGAGCCGACCTCGTATCGATTTCTCTTCCATTTTCAGTGTT gTTAACCCCATTGTCGATGATGTTCACAAAAGAGGGGATGCTGCAGTTAAAGA ATATACTTCAAAGTTTGATAAAGTTGAATTGGATAAAGTAGTTGAGGTTGTCTCGGAGCTCCCTGACCCTGTG CTTGATCCACCTATTAAGGAAGCTTTCGATGTTGCCTACGACAATATTTATGCATTTCATGCTGCTCAGAAGTCACCCGAGAAAAGTGTTGAGAACATGAAA GGAGTCCAATGCAAGAGAGTTGCAAGAAGTATTAACTCCGTGGGTCTTTATGTTCCAGGGGGAACTGCTGTATTACCTTCAACAGCTTTGATGCTTGCAGTT CCTGCACAAATTGCAGGATGTAAAACTATTGTTCTTGCAAATCCTCCAACTCGGGATGGCACTACATGCAAG GAGGTACTGTATTGTGCAAAAAAGGCTGGGGTGACTCACATTCTCAAAGCTGGAGGAGCACAG GCCATATCTGCTATGGCTTGGGGAACAGAAACTTGTCCAAAG GTTGAAAAGATTTTTGGCCCTGGAAACCAATATGTCACTGCTGCAAAAATGATACTTCAA AACAGTGAAGCCATGATTTCAATTGACATGCCGGCTGGTCCATCTGAAGTTTTGGTCATTGCAGACAAGCATGCAATTCCTTCTCATGTAGCAGCTGATTTGCTTTCCCAg gCTGAGCATGGTCCAGATAGTCAGGTTGTTCTTGTGATTGTTGGAGATGGTGTGGATCTGAATGCAATACAGGAGGAACTCAGCAAGCAGTGCGAGAGTCTTCCAAGAGGCGAGTTTGCCTCCAAAGCTCTGAGCCACAGTTTTTTTGTGTATGCACGTGATATGCTTGAG GCTATCAATTTCTCAAACTTATATGCACCTGAGCATCTAATTATCAATGTGAAAGATGCAGAGAAGTGGGAGAGTTTCATTGAGAATGCAG GTTCTGTGTTTTTAGGGCCTTGGACACCTGAGAGTGTTGGTGATTATGCAAGCGGGACAAACCATGTCCTTCCTACTTATGGCTATGCAAGAATGTATGGTGGTGTGTCATTGGACTCCTTCCTGAAGTACATAACTGTGCAGTCTCTTTCGGAGGAAGGTCTAAGAAGGCTTGGGCCATATGTAGCAACCATGGCTGAAGTTGAAGGCCTTGAAGCCCACAAGAGAGCAGTTACCTTGAGACTTCAGGACATAGAAGCCAGGCAGGTTTCAAGATGA